A genome region from Thalassotalea euphylliae includes the following:
- a CDS encoding heme/hemin ABC transporter substrate-binding protein: MYHKAQALIKSTTNQFFQHFGWHTIKQKIKQNIRKKIGRSFTLGASNSQLAKFAHQAKTSILLLCLFTSLPSSAERLITAGGTITEIVYALGAGDQIVAVDQSSTYPAAATKLPMIGYYRDLASEGVLAQNADMLLAIEGVGRANVLKQIASVGVQVKVLNKPESVEELYALIDELALILNKPAQAKALKEKIAASLPEKQQLGGNAVFLLSVGSRGLVAAGQDTVPNLLFDYLGINNIAGEHNGYKTLGREALLTANPDFIVAASHSVVSLGGKQAFCQQAALALVPAATKCRLLVVDGLKVLGMTTRLAEALAEVKTYALTLYQQKPDGQFSTKVSPQ; the protein is encoded by the coding sequence ATGTATCACAAGGCTCAAGCCCTTATAAAATCTACAACCAACCAATTTTTCCAGCACTTTGGCTGGCACACTATCAAACAAAAAATTAAGCAAAACATTCGAAAAAAAATTGGCCGAAGCTTTACGCTTGGCGCTAGCAATAGCCAGTTGGCAAAGTTTGCGCATCAAGCCAAGACATCAATTTTGCTGCTGTGTTTATTCACTAGCTTGCCAAGTTCGGCTGAGCGCCTGATCACAGCTGGCGGAACGATCACAGAAATTGTTTACGCGCTTGGCGCAGGCGACCAAATTGTCGCGGTTGATCAGTCAAGCACCTACCCTGCTGCTGCAACAAAATTACCCATGATTGGCTACTATCGCGATCTTGCGAGCGAAGGGGTATTAGCGCAAAACGCTGATATGCTACTTGCCATCGAAGGGGTTGGCCGAGCCAATGTGCTTAAGCAAATCGCCAGTGTCGGCGTGCAGGTTAAAGTACTTAACAAACCAGAGTCGGTTGAAGAGCTTTATGCTTTGATTGACGAATTGGCACTAATTCTCAACAAACCCGCTCAAGCCAAAGCATTAAAGGAAAAAATTGCAGCTTCACTGCCAGAAAAACAGCAACTAGGCGGTAATGCGGTATTTTTGCTGTCGGTTGGGAGCCGAGGTTTAGTGGCGGCAGGCCAAGATACTGTGCCTAATTTGTTATTTGATTATTTAGGTATCAACAATATTGCAGGCGAGCATAACGGCTATAAAACACTTGGTCGTGAAGCCTTACTTACCGCGAACCCTGACTTTATTGTCGCCGCTTCACATAGTGTGGTGAGTCTCGGCGGCAAGCAGGCGTTCTGCCAGCAAGCTGCATTGGCACTAGTTCCAGCAGCAACCAAGTGTCGATTACTGGTTGTCGACGGCCTTAAAGTGCTCGGCATGACCACACGACTTGCTGAAGCGTTAGCAGAGGTAAAAACTTACGCATTAACGCTTTATCAGCAAAAACCTGACGGACAATTCTCAACTAAAGTGAGCCCGCAATAA
- the efpL gene encoding elongation factor P-like protein EfpL has translation MPKASDIKKNAAIEYNGGVYFVKDIERSVPQGRAGGSLYRMRMYNVVTGQKVDETFKDVDMLNLADLVRRPAMFSYLDGDEYVFMDNEDYTPYNMNKESIAEEVLFIDENTQGLQVILVDGSPVGLDLPSSVELDIVETDPSIKGASATSRTKPATLSTGLIVQVPEHISNGERIKVNTEEKRFMSRADK, from the coding sequence ATGCCAAAGGCAAGTGATATTAAGAAAAATGCCGCAATTGAATATAACGGCGGCGTTTATTTTGTTAAAGATATTGAGCGCTCTGTCCCGCAGGGCCGTGCAGGTGGCAGCTTGTACCGCATGCGTATGTACAATGTGGTGACGGGGCAAAAAGTTGATGAAACCTTTAAAGATGTCGACATGCTAAATTTAGCCGATCTTGTTCGCCGTCCAGCGATGTTCTCTTACCTTGATGGTGACGAGTACGTGTTTATGGACAATGAAGACTACACCCCATACAACATGAATAAAGAGTCTATTGCCGAAGAAGTGTTATTTATTGATGAAAACACGCAAGGTTTGCAAGTGATTTTGGTGGACGGCAGCCCAGTGGGGCTAGATTTACCTTCAAGTGTTGAATTAGACATTGTTGAGACCGACCCTTCAATTAAAGGGGCATCAGCTACTTCACGTACTAAGCCAGCAACCTTATCAACTGGGCTTATTGTGCAAGTGCCTGAGCATATTTCAAACGGTGAGCGCATTAAGGTGAATACCGAAGAAAAACGTTTTATGAGCCGTGCTGACAAGTAG
- a CDS encoding FecCD family ABC transporter permease: protein MSTVAQVLVKQQRHSLIWQAAIVGLMLILAVIALAYGPAGWDWRLAFAWPFSPETFGFTELQLQVVMQIRLPRLFIAILIGAVLAQSGTATQSLCRNPLAEPSIIGISAGAAVCAVAVIAFAPRFGYSPDVILPYAAFAGALLTTCLVYLLANRNGDMQVITLILVGVAINALAMALIGLFSFYADDNALRLINYWTLGSLAGATWPGILQALPLLLLSLGGLYWRQSQINILLLGESEAKYLGIDTVRLKREIIVWVALGIGAAVALAGMIGFVGLVMPHIARLLVGPNLKQMLPLAMLLGALMLLLADWLAKVLVAPAELPIGIITALIGAPLFVYLLLEQQRSNHG, encoded by the coding sequence ATGAGCACAGTTGCTCAAGTGCTGGTGAAGCAGCAACGTCATAGTCTTATTTGGCAGGCTGCAATTGTCGGCTTGATGTTGATACTAGCAGTAATTGCGCTAGCGTATGGCCCTGCTGGCTGGGATTGGCGCTTAGCGTTCGCCTGGCCGTTTAGCCCAGAAACCTTTGGCTTTACCGAACTGCAATTGCAGGTTGTTATGCAAATTCGTCTGCCCCGCTTATTTATCGCCATATTAATCGGCGCGGTATTAGCACAATCAGGCACAGCAACACAAAGCTTGTGCCGCAATCCGCTGGCAGAGCCAAGTATTATTGGTATTAGCGCAGGTGCCGCTGTTTGCGCCGTTGCGGTAATCGCTTTCGCGCCGCGCTTTGGCTACTCGCCGGATGTCATCTTGCCTTACGCCGCCTTTGCTGGCGCACTACTCACTACTTGCTTGGTTTATTTGCTCGCCAACCGCAACGGCGATATGCAAGTAATCACCTTGATTCTGGTGGGAGTAGCGATCAACGCCTTAGCCATGGCCTTAATTGGTTTGTTTAGTTTTTATGCCGACGACAACGCGCTGCGCTTAATAAACTACTGGACGCTTGGTTCACTAGCCGGTGCTACTTGGCCTGGTATTTTACAGGCGCTACCGTTATTGCTGTTAAGCCTTGGCGGACTTTATTGGCGCCAATCTCAAATAAACATCTTGCTACTTGGTGAATCAGAAGCCAAATACTTGGGCATAGATACGGTGCGTTTAAAGCGCGAAATTATCGTTTGGGTAGCGCTAGGCATAGGCGCAGCAGTTGCGCTTGCTGGCATGATTGGCTTTGTTGGTTTGGTTATGCCGCATATTGCTCGCTTGCTGGTTGGCCCTAACTTAAAGCAAATGTTACCACTGGCGATGCTACTGGGTGCCTTAATGCTATTGCTTGCCGACTGGCTAGCCAAGGTACTTGTTGCCCCTGCCGAACTGCCTATTGGTATTATTACAGCTCTGATTGGTGCACCGTTATTTGTTTACCTGCTGCTTGAACAACAAAGGAGCAATCATGGTTAG
- a CDS encoding MBL fold metallo-hydrolase yields the protein MTTNAPAIENAAHVSTKVLSKHTTLFELAGYIQSIYLVKQGDELLLLDGCCRADIKVIREYIEHTLVLPLSALKLVVVTHMHPDHAGAAHKLRKLTGCQIAAANVDGHWYSGLDGKLMHLTDIALANWVGQRKGKGKRNLWYNPKLSPDIKLDDGQLLPGFGDWQALFTQGHTDRDLSLYHQPTGKVYVADLMVTVKGRFIPPFPLFYPNRYQASLHRIKDLSPSGIMLAHGGEVHPDDDDYQHLFERAPKVPLTHWRSVKIKLKKVLFAR from the coding sequence ATGACAACTAATGCGCCCGCCATAGAAAACGCCGCTCATGTCTCAACGAAAGTCTTATCGAAGCACACTACTTTGTTTGAGTTAGCTGGCTATATTCAGTCAATTTATCTAGTCAAACAAGGTGACGAACTCTTGTTACTTGACGGTTGTTGCCGCGCCGATATTAAAGTGATTCGCGAATATATAGAGCACACGTTAGTGCTGCCATTGAGCGCGTTAAAGCTGGTAGTGGTTACCCATATGCACCCTGATCATGCGGGTGCCGCGCATAAACTCCGCAAGCTAACTGGTTGCCAAATCGCAGCAGCGAACGTTGACGGCCATTGGTACAGTGGCCTTGATGGTAAGCTGATGCATTTAACTGACATTGCCCTAGCCAACTGGGTTGGGCAACGAAAAGGCAAAGGTAAGCGCAATTTGTGGTACAACCCGAAACTCTCACCAGACATCAAACTTGATGACGGTCAGCTATTACCAGGCTTTGGTGACTGGCAGGCATTATTTACTCAAGGCCATACCGATCGTGACTTATCCCTTTATCACCAGCCAACAGGCAAAGTTTATGTCGCTGACTTAATGGTGACGGTGAAAGGCCGCTTTATCCCGCCATTTCCTTTGTTTTATCCCAATCGCTATCAAGCTTCACTTCATCGTATTAAAGATCTGTCACCCAGCGGCATTATGTTGGCGCATGGCGGCGAAGTGCACCCTGACGATGATGATTATCAGCACTTATTTGAACGCGCCCCGAAAGTGCCACTCACTCATTGGCGCTCGGTAAAAATAAAGCTTAAAAAAGTGCTCTTTGCTCGTTAA
- a CDS encoding ATP-binding cassette domain-containing protein — MVSEKRLLAEINQLVISFRELNITRGQQRILSDATGHIFSGELVALIGENGAGKSTLLHALAGQIPATGCIELHGKALSAWPIHELAKYRAVLNQHNALPFAFSVPELVTMGRYQMVESNAERNDKVAQYIAEVELSHKVSRKVNQLSGGELQRLQFARCLSQLDAPVESAIPESKIDELQTAEQQNAELESNSQEQQAPKLMLLDEPTAALDLRHQHSLLKSVKYFTQQGNSAIVAIHDLNLAALYADKVMLIKDGKLAYKGSPQSVLTSEILSQTYQTPINVMPYPQANVPMVYSAVNQ, encoded by the coding sequence ATGGTTAGTGAAAAAAGGCTGCTGGCCGAAATTAATCAATTAGTAATTAGCTTTCGCGAGCTCAATATCACGCGTGGTCAGCAACGTATTTTGAGTGATGCCACAGGCCATATCTTTAGTGGCGAATTAGTCGCCCTCATTGGCGAGAATGGCGCGGGTAAATCAACGTTACTGCATGCACTTGCAGGCCAGATCCCAGCAACTGGCTGTATTGAATTGCATGGCAAAGCATTGTCCGCTTGGCCAATTCATGAACTGGCAAAATACCGCGCGGTACTTAATCAGCATAATGCTCTGCCATTCGCCTTTTCAGTGCCAGAGCTTGTCACCATGGGACGCTATCAGATGGTTGAAAGCAATGCTGAGCGCAATGACAAAGTTGCACAGTATATTGCTGAAGTAGAGCTATCGCACAAAGTCAGCCGCAAAGTGAATCAGCTCTCTGGTGGTGAATTACAGCGCTTGCAATTTGCGCGCTGCCTTTCACAGCTTGACGCCCCCGTTGAGTCTGCAATCCCTGAATCTAAAATAGATGAACTGCAAACAGCCGAGCAACAAAACGCAGAACTTGAGTCAAACAGCCAAGAGCAACAGGCACCCAAGCTAATGCTATTAGATGAACCAACCGCCGCGCTGGATTTACGCCATCAACACAGCTTACTTAAGTCAGTGAAGTACTTTACCCAGCAAGGTAATAGCGCCATTGTCGCCATTCACGACCTTAACTTAGCGGCCTTGTACGCAGATAAAGTGATGCTGATAAAAGATGGCAAACTGGCTTATAAAGGCAGCCCACAATCGGTCTTAACTAGCGAGATATTAAGCCAAACGTATCAAACCCCAATTAATGTAATGCCCTATCCACAGGCCAATGTGCCTATGGTCTACTCGGCAGTAAACCAATAA
- a CDS encoding TonB-dependent hemoglobin/transferrin/lactoferrin family receptor, protein MKQHKHKSLFSLSPLALALAGATSVLAPTAFAEEDDAIVEHIIVSGARIEQNLGDVAGSVTVVTEEDIERQLITNLNTMFRYDPSISVEGNGAQAQGITVRGVGGNRLVYIKDGRRTNDAYAGGGSLIVGRGYFDSYSIKQVEVAKGAASSLYGSDGLGGIVVISTKDPLDYLGSEKQHLVLSAGYQGENEQTEFNLTGATYLGDWATSAVVGIQSGSEVQNFDEELPGYDSDGRSLLLKTFKQLDNDHSIKFTLDYYQQEVEQIVSATNSTENDDTSWAVSVDFHSTAKTAWYDSWQSQAYFSRYEQESEQVRAVRGSASLDYNAYDFEQDIVGLRNVFAKQIAQENVSHQLVYGLDYDQYDTLRPRFKTRVGADGSTEFSNQPQKAFPGADTTLAGVFLQDTIKFNDSGLSLVAGARFDYYNLEAKSNEFFNTAELDDYSETALSPKLAAIYQLNEHVSVYAQYVAGFKIPPHDQAYQSHGVEPFYQILPNNDLDAEESDSFELGLRAGNDDWRFNAIAFYSQFDNFIETKLIGTEPTFIPGVNKSLFQYQNVSETEIQGVELEGEYWFNDSLSVAISAAYADGENKETDQALTTVNPLNGNIRVNYDLTDWQLTAAWRLAKRMTDLPTDSQGNDLATAAGYGLVDLFARYQVANWTLDMAVTNVFDKEYTPYSSIAGQAANANLNQYTQAGRNISAQVSYSF, encoded by the coding sequence ATGAAACAACATAAACATAAGTCACTTTTTTCACTATCTCCTTTGGCACTTGCGCTTGCGGGTGCAACCAGCGTTTTAGCACCTACTGCATTCGCAGAAGAGGATGATGCCATCGTCGAACATATTATCGTTTCTGGCGCTCGTATCGAACAAAACTTGGGCGATGTTGCCGGCAGTGTCACCGTTGTCACCGAAGAGGATATTGAACGCCAATTAATCACTAACCTAAATACTATGTTCCGTTACGATCCAAGTATTAGTGTTGAAGGTAATGGCGCGCAGGCACAAGGTATTACCGTGCGTGGTGTTGGCGGTAATCGCTTGGTGTACATTAAAGATGGTCGTCGCACCAACGATGCCTATGCAGGTGGCGGCTCGTTAATTGTCGGACGTGGCTATTTTGACAGCTACAGCATTAAACAAGTTGAAGTCGCTAAAGGCGCGGCCTCATCATTGTATGGCTCTGATGGCTTGGGCGGTATTGTGGTGATCAGCACTAAAGACCCACTAGATTACCTTGGCAGTGAAAAACAACACTTAGTGTTAAGTGCGGGTTATCAAGGTGAAAATGAGCAAACTGAATTTAACTTAACTGGCGCTACTTACCTAGGTGACTGGGCGACAAGCGCTGTAGTTGGTATTCAAAGCGGCAGTGAAGTACAAAACTTTGATGAGGAATTACCCGGTTACGACAGTGATGGCCGCTCGTTATTGCTAAAAACCTTTAAGCAGCTAGATAACGATCACAGTATTAAATTTACCTTGGATTATTATCAGCAAGAGGTTGAACAAATTGTTAGTGCTACCAATAGTACCGAAAATGATGATACCAGCTGGGCGGTAAGTGTTGATTTTCATTCAACAGCCAAAACAGCTTGGTACGATAGCTGGCAAAGTCAGGCGTATTTCAGCCGTTATGAACAAGAAAGTGAGCAAGTTAGAGCGGTGCGAGGCAGTGCGTCGCTAGACTACAATGCTTACGATTTTGAGCAAGACATTGTTGGTTTACGCAACGTATTCGCCAAACAAATTGCACAAGAAAATGTTAGTCACCAACTGGTTTACGGCCTAGATTATGATCAATACGACACGCTAAGACCGCGCTTTAAAACTCGTGTTGGCGCAGATGGTAGCACAGAGTTTAGCAATCAGCCGCAAAAAGCCTTTCCTGGTGCTGATACCACGTTAGCTGGGGTATTTTTACAAGACACGATTAAATTTAATGATTCAGGCTTGTCTTTGGTGGCAGGTGCTCGTTTTGATTACTACAACTTAGAAGCGAAAAGTAACGAATTCTTTAACACCGCAGAGTTGGATGATTATAGTGAAACCGCGCTTTCACCTAAGCTGGCGGCAATCTATCAGTTAAATGAGCATGTCTCTGTTTATGCGCAATACGTTGCTGGCTTTAAAATTCCGCCACATGATCAAGCGTATCAAAGCCATGGGGTAGAGCCTTTCTACCAAATTTTACCGAATAATGATCTCGACGCCGAAGAGAGCGACTCATTTGAACTTGGCTTACGTGCTGGCAATGATGACTGGCGCTTTAATGCCATTGCGTTCTACAGTCAGTTCGACAACTTTATTGAAACTAAGCTCATTGGCACTGAGCCAACCTTTATTCCAGGTGTAAACAAAAGCTTATTTCAATACCAAAATGTTAGCGAAACTGAAATTCAAGGGGTTGAGTTAGAAGGCGAATATTGGTTTAACGACAGCTTGTCAGTCGCGATAAGTGCGGCATATGCAGACGGTGAAAATAAAGAAACCGACCAAGCGTTAACCACAGTAAATCCCTTAAACGGTAATATTCGTGTGAACTACGATTTAACTGACTGGCAGTTAACAGCCGCATGGCGATTAGCTAAACGCATGACAGACTTACCGACCGATAGCCAAGGTAACGACTTAGCAACGGCAGCGGGTTACGGACTAGTAGATTTATTTGCGCGCTACCAAGTAGCTAACTGGACGTTAGATATGGCAGTGACTAACGTGTTTGACAAAGAGTATACGCCTTACAGCAGTATTGCGGGGCAAGCAGCAAATGCCAACTTAAACCAATACACCCAAGCTGGCCGCAATATTTCAGCGCAAGTAAGCTATAGCTTCTAA
- a CDS encoding DUF2252 family protein yields the protein MDRSTFISQCLQQTDNALPHEGIEKHRKMATSPFVFFRGSAPLFYADIQAGNLALPEELSLLPLTNIMGDCHASNFGFLTEEGAHGDTVIFSPNDFDDACIGHATWDLARFITSLFLTQCHCQGVKAGEITAEKDYSSKPVISLEDCHTAAKDFLTSYLDTCQQCIDTPQQRNQALTEFSEQHLLHKHWLKAQSRAANGDTFYSKSALAKAVDLTDDGICFANLPEKFAKLDDDDYQALHHQFRPYVDDHIHDIVARLNAGTGSVNMGRYYLLVGPQTSPQSQLSLCHIVEVKQQRKAAPLAYFDDLSPVNQLNAAHLTVNCQRRMQRNPDLVLDEVEWQGHHWLVRSRHHAKVGIKPEHIGLGKKATSKQGFVQYAQACGQALALAHCRGDRRSTLFEQAVVNTLPDVTSSLISACHHYAEQVQADTKALNVMLHA from the coding sequence ATGGATCGCAGCACCTTTATCAGCCAGTGTTTACAGCAAACCGATAACGCTCTGCCACATGAGGGCATCGAAAAGCACCGAAAAATGGCAACCAGTCCGTTTGTTTTTTTTCGCGGCTCAGCGCCTTTATTTTATGCAGATATTCAAGCGGGCAATTTAGCGCTTCCCGAAGAGCTGTCTTTGTTACCGTTAACCAATATTATGGGCGATTGCCATGCTTCAAATTTTGGTTTTTTAACCGAAGAAGGTGCGCACGGCGATACGGTAATTTTCAGCCCAAACGATTTCGATGATGCCTGTATTGGCCATGCTACTTGGGACCTTGCGAGATTTATTACCAGTTTGTTTTTAACGCAATGTCACTGCCAAGGGGTAAAAGCGGGGGAAATTACCGCAGAAAAAGACTATTCAAGCAAACCTGTTATTTCACTTGAAGATTGCCACACAGCCGCCAAAGATTTTTTAACCAGCTACCTTGATACTTGTCAGCAGTGTATTGATACTCCACAGCAGCGTAATCAAGCCCTTACCGAATTTTCCGAGCAACACTTGTTGCACAAACATTGGCTAAAAGCACAATCGCGCGCCGCTAATGGCGACACTTTTTACAGCAAAAGTGCATTAGCTAAGGCTGTTGATTTAACCGATGACGGTATTTGCTTTGCCAACTTGCCAGAGAAATTTGCCAAGCTTGACGATGACGACTATCAAGCGCTACATCACCAATTTAGGCCATATGTTGACGATCATATTCACGATATTGTCGCTCGCTTAAACGCAGGTACTGGCTCAGTAAATATGGGGCGCTACTACTTATTAGTTGGCCCGCAAACATCGCCACAAAGCCAGTTATCACTGTGTCATATTGTTGAAGTAAAGCAGCAACGTAAAGCCGCACCACTCGCTTATTTTGACGACTTATCACCAGTAAACCAGCTTAACGCGGCGCATCTCACGGTAAATTGCCAACGTCGGATGCAGCGCAACCCAGATTTGGTGCTAGATGAAGTTGAATGGCAAGGTCATCATTGGCTAGTGCGCTCTCGCCATCATGCGAAAGTGGGCATCAAGCCAGAGCACATCGGCTTAGGTAAAAAAGCGACGAGTAAACAAGGCTTTGTGCAATACGCACAGGCTTGCGGCCAAGCACTAGCCCTTGCCCATTGCCGTGGCGATCGCCGCTCAACCCTATTTGAACAAGCGGTTGTAAATACTCTGCCAGACGTGACTAGCAGTTTAATTAGTGCTTGTCATCACTATGCCGAGCAAGTTCAAGCAGACACAAAAGCGCTTAACGTTATGCTTCATGCTTAA
- a CDS encoding HugZ family pyridoxamine 5'-phosphate oxidase produces MRKQALFEAKQLVRSTGVGVIATHSNNLKGYPFGSVSPYLCDSDGSLYFYISDIAQHAKNLTLDPKMSITIFNQAEQGDQNTQGRVTIVGDTTPVDAELQTELIDKYVRLYPAAESYKRAHDFKLWRLNVKRVRYIGGFGKIFWLEKDEWQAPESPWDNASEQHMIEHMNEDHQDAMALMLKQHFNVEDEQPVMAGVLADGCFLQSKERNFWLDFEQPCENSTDVRKALVKLTHDARAALA; encoded by the coding sequence ATGCGTAAACAAGCTTTATTTGAAGCCAAACAATTAGTCAGAAGTACCGGAGTTGGCGTGATCGCCACTCACTCAAATAATTTAAAAGGTTACCCATTTGGCTCAGTCAGCCCCTATTTATGTGACAGTGATGGCAGTTTGTATTTTTATATTAGCGATATTGCCCAACATGCGAAAAATCTAACGCTTGATCCAAAAATGTCGATCACCATTTTTAACCAAGCTGAGCAAGGCGATCAAAACACCCAAGGACGTGTCACTATTGTTGGCGATACCACTCCCGTTGATGCGGAGCTACAAACTGAGCTTATCGATAAATACGTGCGCCTTTACCCAGCAGCCGAAAGCTACAAGCGGGCGCATGATTTCAAATTATGGCGATTGAACGTAAAGCGCGTTCGCTACATTGGCGGCTTTGGTAAGATTTTCTGGCTAGAAAAAGACGAATGGCAGGCACCAGAAAGCCCATGGGACAACGCTAGTGAGCAACATATGATTGAGCATATGAACGAAGATCATCAAGATGCAATGGCCTTAATGTTAAAACAACATTTTAACGTTGAAGACGAACAGCCAGTGATGGCAGGTGTGCTTGCTGACGGTTGTTTCTTACAAAGTAAAGAGCGTAACTTCTGGCTCGACTTTGAACAACCTTGTGAAAACTCTACCGATGTTCGTAAAGCTTTGGTGAAATTAACGCACGATGCACGAGCGGCTTTAGCTTAA
- a CDS encoding M14 family metallopeptidase: MSQYPIGKLGQKWGQAERSLWLENQSVKRSYQAEVEAKINKLASDLTVESNAEIHVESYGTLAYHTGDYKLWAIKSANWSNEKKTVLVTGGVHGYETSGVQGAIRFAETKLADYATHYNILVLPCLSPWGYETINRWNPEAIDPNRSFFEESPAQESALTMAYVASLGVKFDIHIDLHETTDTDNSEFRPALAAREGITQTNWNIPDGFYLVGDSENPQPAFQQAIIAAVAQVTHIAPADENGEIIGAPLEQHGVINYAYKKLGLCAGLADASFATTTEVYPDSPKVDDENCILAQVAAITSGLDYVINR, encoded by the coding sequence ATGTCACAGTATCCAATTGGCAAGCTTGGCCAGAAATGGGGGCAAGCAGAGCGTTCGTTATGGCTTGAAAACCAGTCAGTTAAACGCTCTTATCAAGCAGAAGTTGAAGCTAAAATTAATAAACTAGCGAGCGACTTAACTGTCGAAAGTAATGCCGAAATTCATGTCGAAAGCTATGGCACTTTGGCCTATCACACAGGTGACTACAAGTTGTGGGCAATTAAAAGTGCAAACTGGTCAAATGAGAAAAAAACGGTTTTAGTCACTGGTGGTGTGCACGGTTATGAAACCAGCGGTGTGCAAGGCGCGATACGTTTTGCCGAAACCAAATTGGCTGATTACGCTACACACTATAATATTCTGGTACTACCGTGTTTAAGCCCTTGGGGTTATGAAACCATTAATCGCTGGAATCCTGAGGCGATTGACCCAAATCGCTCGTTTTTTGAAGAAAGCCCTGCGCAAGAGTCGGCATTGACTATGGCTTATGTCGCAAGTTTAGGGGTTAAGTTTGATATTCATATTGACCTACATGAAACCACAGACACTGATAACAGTGAGTTTCGACCAGCACTTGCTGCGCGTGAAGGGATTACCCAAACCAACTGGAATATTCCTGATGGTTTTTACTTGGTGGGGGATAGCGAAAATCCTCAGCCTGCATTTCAACAAGCTATTATTGCCGCTGTTGCCCAAGTCACTCATATCGCGCCTGCTGACGAAAACGGTGAGATTATCGGTGCGCCATTAGAGCAACACGGCGTGATTAACTATGCCTATAAGAAGTTAGGGCTATGCGCAGGACTTGCTGATGCCAGTTTCGCGACGACAACGGAAGTTTACCCAGACAGCCCGAAAGTCGACGATGAAAATTGTATTTTGGCGCAAGTGGCAGCGATTACGAGTGGCTTGGATTACGTTATTAATCGTTAA